One window from the genome of Danaus plexippus unplaced genomic scaffold, MEX_DaPlex mxdp_53, whole genome shotgun sequence encodes:
- the LOC133320736 gene encoding uncharacterized protein LOC133320736 produces MNAMVPEPGIYHASGDDYLYCNAAVSSMCMTQRLSCLRCSERLRCAYRESDDEFSGPKICPSTGKFNLCDYTYKTTTPTTTTTTPTTTTTTPTTTTTTPTTTTTTPTTTTTTTTPTTTTTTTTPTTTTTTTTPTTTNTTPTTTTTTPTTTTTTPTTTTTTPTTTTTTPTTTTTTPTTTTTTPTTTTTTPTTTTTTPTTTTTTTTPTTTTTTTTPTTTTTTTTPATTPDPNTTLTPKPVPVEPTQSTPEETFPDNPEIPPSPDIPDEPVNPNEEKEEKIPGIVVPILSATGGAAALAFVGYSAYSFASPSVTAREEDFADNDLNENNVEQTAKIDAEAFL; encoded by the exons ATGAATGCAATGGTTCCAGAACCAGGTATCTATCACGCAAGTGGCGATGACTATCTGTATTGCAACGCAGCCGTATCTTCGATGTGTATGACGCAACGATTGAGTTGTTTGAGATGTAGTGAAAGATTGCGCTGTGCATATCGTGAAAGTGATGATGAGTTTAGTGGTCCAAAAATTTGCCCTTCTACAGGTAAATTCAATCTATGtgattatacttataaaaccACTACCCCGACGACTACAACCACTACCCCGACGACTACAACCACTACCCCGACAACTACAACCACTACCCCGACAACTACAACCACTACCCCGACAACTACAACCACAACCACTACGCCGACAACTACAACCACAACCACTACGCCGACAACTACAACCACAACCACTACGCCGACAACTACAAACACTACCCCGACAACTACAACCACTACCCCGACGACTACAACCACTACCCCGACGACTACAACCACTACCCCGACGACTACAACCACTACCCCGACGACTACAACCACTACCCCGACGACTACAACCACCACGCCGACAACTACAACCACTACCCCGACGACTACAACCACCACGCCGACAACTACAACCACAACCACTACGCCGACAACTACAACCACAACCACTACGCCGACAACTACAACCACAACCACCACGCCGGCAACTACACCTGATCCAA atacaACTTTAACACCAAAACCGGTTCCAGTAGAACCTACACAAAGTACACCTGAAGAAACATTTCCCGATAACCCTGAAATACCACCATCTCCGGATATTCCTGATGAGCCTGTAAATCCGAAtgaagaaaaagaagaaaagaTACCAGGCATTGTAGTACCTATTTTATCTGCAACAGGAGGAGCAGCAGCATTAGCTTTTGTTGGATACTCAGCATATTCGTTCGCAAGTCCTAG TGTAACTGCAAGAGAAGAAGATTTTGCTGACaacgatttaaatgaaaataacgtTGAGCAAACAGCTAAAATTGACGCAGAAGCATTTCTCTGA
- the LOC133320730 gene encoding uncharacterized protein LOC133320730, translating to MWKPDLNSQNTISSIPMNALYIKTINEDKVSSVTWNNQVASTLAVGYNSGEIIIWDVEVQKPIRTYTNHEQRVGSLDWLGPLLTSGSRDKSIISRDLRCPCQTIFKWEYHKQEVCGVSWSPEGCGMDGLLASGGNDNLLLIWRLGYDQPILAAVKAIAWSPFHAGILATGGGTNDRSVRLWDIKTNNFTKNIDAATSNVKAFTDTGSQVI from the exons ATGTGGAAGCCAGATTTGAATAGTCAAAACACAATTTCGAGTATTCCTATGAATgcactatatataaaaacgataaACGAAGATAAAGTTTCTTCAGTCACATGGAATAATCAG GTTGCTTCTACTCTGGCTGTTGGTTATAATTCTGGAGAAATAATTATCTGGGATGTTGAAGTTCAAAAACCTATTCGGACTTATACAAATCATGAACAACGCGTGGGAAGTTTAGATTGGTTAGGACCTCTTCTTACATCTGGAAGCCGAGATAAATCTATAATTTCAAGAGACTTACGTTGTCCTTGTCAGACCATTTTTAAATGGGAATACCATAAACAAGAA gtATGCGGAGTATCATGGAGTCCAGAAGGTTGTGGAATGGATGGTCTTCTAGCTTCAGGAGGCAACGATAATTTGCTTTTGATATGGCGATTGGGTTATGATCAGCCTATTTTA GCAGCTGTAAAAGCAATAGCATGGAGTCCGTTTCATGCTGGTATTCTTGCTACAGGAGGTGGTACAAATGATAGATCTGTTCGATTATGGgatattaaaactaacaatttcactaaaaatatagatGCAGCAACATCAAATGTGAAAGCATTTACTGATACTGGGAgccaagtaatttaa
- the LOC133320731 gene encoding mucin-2-like — protein sequence MTLVKELAFYKHPALAAFGCARITGLVWDSGYDQTTISAVNKGYTVPNLVEPLIVGGNLSSKFVNTASIDGIESMVSMIYIMFIIFWIISYFCFNRVVHANLNDCKNYVSVNEKFTNEDCVKICQSKNETSLGQNCRYETTVMRPGFTASNSCYSRWIAGYSYYDYLSGAVLRVKDIKECQLLCQMAEDCVYFNYSQTHVFSSELPGARSNCLLKTKNDIENAIRIQLPGNQPMFGANGNELKYCNFGMNHMCNGGGYNCLRCEGSFRCAFMAWDMYAGPKFCPQRGPIRLCDYVLSPTTTTTTTTTPTTTTTTTTTPTTTTTTTTTPTTTTTTTTTPTTTTTTTTTPTTTTTTTTPTTTTTTTTPTTTTTTTTPTTTTTTTTTTPTTTTTTTTPTTTTTTTTPTTTTTTTTTTPATTTTTTTTPTTTTTTTTTPTTTTTTTTTPTTTTTTTTTPTTTTTTTTTPTTTTTTTTTPTTTTTTTTTPTTTTTTTTPTTTTTTTTTPKTTTTTTTTPKTTTTTTTTPTTTTTTTTTPTTTTTTTTTPTTTTTTTTTPTTTTTTTTTPTTTTTTTTTPTTTTTTTTTPTTTTTTTTTPTTTTTTTTTPTTTSTTTTTLTTTTTTTTTPTTTTTTTTTLKTTTTTTTPTTTTTTTTTPTTTTTTTTTLKTTTTTTTPTTTTTTTTTPTTTTTTTTTPTKTTTTTTTPTTTTTTTTTPTTTTTTTTTPKTTTKPIPVTTSTPKPVPIEPTPNTPDEPFPDTPEEPPSPDIPDEPVNPNEDNEEEKGPDIVIPIVSATGGAAALALAGYAAYSFTNPSVTAIEGDFADNDLNEAPENYVEQTANIDAEAFH from the exons tgatttatattatgttcatCATTTTTTggattatatcttatttttgttttaatcggGTTGTACATGCCAACTTAAACGATtgcaaaaattatgtttcagtaaatgaaaaattcacaAATGAAGACTGTGTAAAAATCTGTCAG AGTAAAAATGAGACTTCTCTGGGTCAAAACTGTAGATACGAAACTACGGTAATGAGACCTGGTTTCACGGCATCTAATTCATGTTATTCTCGATGGATTGCAGGGTATtcttattatgattatttgagTGGTGCTGTTTTGCGGGTTAAAGATATCAAGGAATGTCAATTGCTTTGCCAGATG GCAGAAGACTGTGtctatttcaattattctCAAACTCATGTATTCTCTTCTGAGTTACCAGGAGCTCGTTCaaattgtttacttaaaaCAAAGAATGATATAGAGAATGCAATTCGTATACAACTGCCCGGAAATCAACCTATGTTTGGAGCTAATGGCAATGAACTAAAATATTGCAACTTTGGTATGAATCACATGTGTAACGGAGGTGGATATAATTGTTTGAGATGTGAAGGAAGCTTTCGCTGTGCATTTATGGCGTGGGATATGTATGCTGGTCCCAAATTTTGCCCTCAAAGAGGTCCAATCAGACTATGTGATTATGTTCTCTCTCCGACAACTACAACCACAACAACCACCACCCCGACAACTACAACCACAACAACCACCACCCCGACAACTACAACCACAACAACCACCACCCCGACAACTACAACCACAACAACCACCACCCCGACAACTACAACCACAACCACCACCACCCCGACAACGACTACAACAACAACCACCCCGACAACGACTACAACAACAACCACCCCGACAACGACTACAACAACAACCACCCCGACAACGACAACGACTACAACAACAACCACCCCGACAACGACTACAACAACAACCACCCCAACAACGACTACAACAACAACCACCCCGACAACGACTACAACCACAACAACAACCACGCCAGCGACTACAACCACAACAACAACCACGCCAACGACTACAACCACAACAACAACCACGCCAACGACTACAACCACAACAACAACCACGCCAACGACTACAACCACAACAACAACCACGCCAACGACTACAACCACAACAACAACCACGCCAACGACTACAACCACAACAACAACCACGCCAACGACTACAACCACAACAACAACCACGCCAACGACTACAACCACAACCACCACCCCGACAACGACTACAACCACAACCACCACCCCGAAAACGACTACAACCACAACCACCACCCCGAAAACGACTACAACCACAACCACCACCCCGACAACGACTACAACCACAACCACCACCCCGACAACGACTACAACCACAACCACCACCCCGACAACGACTACAACCACAACCACCACCCCGACAACGACTACAACCACAACCACCACCCCGACAACGACTACAACCACAACCACCACCCCGACAACGACTACAACCACAACCACCACCCCGACAACGACTACAACCACAACCACCACCCCGACAACGACTACAACCACAACCACCACCCCAACAACGACTTCAACGACAACAACCACCCTAACAACGACTACAACGACAACCACCACCCCAACAACGACTACAACGACAACCACCACCCTTAAGACTACAACGACAACCACCACCCCAACAACGACTACAACGACAACCACCACCCCAACAACGACTACAACGACAACCACCACCCTTAAGACTACGACGACAACCACCACCCCGACAACGACTACGACGACAACCACCACCCCGACAACGACTACGACGACAACCACCACCCCGACAAAGACTACGACGACAACCACCACCCCGACAACGACTACAACGACAACCACCACCCCGACAACGACTACAACGACAACCACCACTCCAAAGACTACAACAAAACCTATTCcag ttaCAACTTCAACACCAAAACCGGTTCCAATAGAACCTACACCAAATACGCCTGATGAACCATTTCCAGATACTCCTGAAGAACCACCATCTCCTGATATCCCTGATGAGCCTGTAAACCCAAATGAAGATAACGAAGAAGAAAAAGGGCCAGATATTGTAATTCCTATTGTATCTGCAACAGGAGGAGCAGCAGCATTAGCTCTAGCTGGATACGCTGCATATTCATTTACAAATCCTAG tgtaaCTGCTATAGAAGGAGATTTTGCTGACAACGATTTAAATGAAGCCCCTGAAAATTATGTTGAGCAAACTGCTAATATTGACGCAGAGGCATTccattga